In a genomic window of Plectropomus leopardus isolate mb chromosome 6, YSFRI_Pleo_2.0, whole genome shotgun sequence:
- the cfap73 gene encoding coiled-coil domain-containing protein 42 homolog: protein MSGGSGGEERCPQRSPAGASGVVTGGPSHNTSFAHFDLLRKRREQEELDAKLKERKQRLESVQQSKVELQKKLEKVKELHSSCDFLLKDADADRAVEKAERERTERLHLAGKMERLKVEHAKLIEMKQELQRQVQRHSVYPDFMECVVKMTKFDNVQELTGHLESLLHFRDHLYQKEIKAQEQVHQQRKELRKLEDQHRLLRLQKNNQLSQLQTELEKTCSEALIWGREWTHIEETAAKKTLTLGKIKMATLNLYEMIDDKVEGEESVDINDTEKQLDKAKIFIKDHQDIVKQHQTPLQKQDGKKKEKSKKRIATNIKKTA from the exons ATGAGCGGTGGGAGCGGCGGAGAGGAGCGGTGTCCACA gaggTCGCCTGCGGGGGCAAGCGGTGTGGTGACAGGAGGACCTTCACATAACACGAGCTTTGCCCACTTTGATCTGCTGAGGAAACGCCGGGAGCAGGAAGAGCTTGACGCAAAGCTCAAGGAGCGCAAACAG aGGTTGGAGAGTGTGCAACAGAGCAAAGTTGAGTTGCAGAAGAAGTTAGAAAAAGTAAAGGAGTTACACTCCAGCTGTGATTTTCTGCTCAAG GATGCAGATGCTGATCGAGCTGTTgagaaagcagagagggagaggacagagaggctTCATCTGGCTGGAAAGATGGAGAGGCTAAAGGTGGAGCATGCTAAACTGATAGAGATGAAACAGGAGCTACAGCGTCAGGTGCAGAGACACTCTGTGTATCCAGACTTCATGGAGTGtgtggtcaaaatgacaaaG tttgATAATGTGCAGGAGCTCACGGGTCATTTAGAGAGCCTTCTTCACTTCAGAGACCATCTCTATCAGAAAGAGATTAAGGCGCAGGAGCAGGTCCACCAGCAGAGGAAAGAACTTCGGAAACTAGAGGACCAGCATCGCTTGCTGcgactgcaaaaaaacaaccagctgTCCCAGCTCCAGACTGAGCTAGAGAAGACGTGCTCTGAGGCTCTTATATGG GGAAGGGAGTGGACCCACATTGAGGaaacagcagcaaagaaaacacTAACACTCGGGAAGATTAAGATGGCAACCCTCAACCTATATGAAATGATAGACGACAAGGTAGAGGGAGAGGAGTCTGTGGATATAAATgacacagagaaacagctgGACAAG GCCAAGATTTTCATCAAAGACCACCAGGACATAGTGAAACAACATCAGACTCCCTTGCAGAAGcaagatggaaagaaaaaagaaaagtccaaaaagcgCATTGCaactaatattaaaaaaactgcttag
- the iqcd gene encoding dynein regulatory complex protein 10: MSATVLAKNQPEDALKIQELSQRKLLSPEAQHISNILKNCISQVETAATLPAVLLNSMSSVVDKELSRALQKHQILHERLESLMGLKQESGEGQEEVWEARMRAQAQLETDIKNSVRDLLRIIQARPHAVCGLRSEPGVEVGKGENILIRGLKKFHSHVEEKLLLTNLDEEELELILHKQVSSSFAQDLERVVSLEEGVAAAIKEIDAEISQANADIKNLQSALKGDNRQEEDMLLLADKQCQIHIKSAKMKHASMQQDINQLTSQFNNMILEDRQTERVIQEKNEKVETEIEYLLQTFDDEIQKYQANLELVEMDYERNMEELRKLEKPFSDLEVECNQILEKRRLAEEKRKEDLRELELKTKAAVMAQAWWRGYSTRKALKNKGKSKKAKKGKSKKNK; this comes from the exons ATGTCTGCAACAGTGCTGGCCAAGAACCAGCCAGAAGATGCTCTCAAGATCCAAGAGCTGTCACAGAGGAAGCTGCTCTCTCCTGAGGCTCAACACATCTCGAACATATTGAAAAACTGCATCAGTCAAGTTGAGACTGCAGCCACTCTTCCAGCTGTCCTCCTTAACAGTATGTCTAGTGTTGTGGACAAGGAGTTGAGTAGGGCACTTCAGAAGCACCAAATATTGCATGAAAGGCTGGAGTCGCTCATGGGTCTCAAGCAGGAGTCAGGCGAGGGACAAGAAGAAGTTTGGGAAGCAAGGATGAGAGCACAGGCTCAGCTTGAGACGGACATCAAGAACTCTGTCAGGGATCTGCTCAGGATCATCCAAGCCCGTCCACATGCAGTATGTGGCTTGAGGTCAGAGCCAGGTGTGGAAGTAGGGAAAGGTGAGAACATACTAATCAGAGGGCTCAAGAAGTTTCACAGCCATGTGGAAGAAAAGCTGCTGCTCACCAATCTGGATGAGGAGGAGCTAGAGCTGATTCTCCACAAGCAGGTGTCTTCATCCTTTGCCCAGGATCTGGAGCGCGTGGTTTCACTGGAAGAAGGAGTCGCAGCAGCCATTAAGGAAATAGATGCAGAG ATTTCTCAGGCAAATGCTGATATCAAAAATTTGCAGAGTGCCCTGAAAGGGGACAACAGACAAGAAGAGGATATGCTGCTTCTCGCTGACAAGCAGTGTCAGATACACATCAAGTCAGCAAAGATGAAGCACGCCAGTATGCAACAGGACATCAATCAGCTGACCAGTCAGTTCAACAATATGATCCTTgaagacaggcagacagagagagtgatcCAAGAG aaaaatgaaaaagtggaaacagaaaTTGAATACTTGCTCCAAACCTTTGatgatgaaatacaaaaataccaG GCCAACCTGGAGTTGGTTGAAATGGATTACGAAAGAAATATGGAGGAGCTGAGGAAGCTAGAGAAACCTTTTTCTGACCTAGAGGTGGAGTGCAACCAGATCCTGGAAAAGCGTCGTCtggcagaggagaagagaaaggagGATTTGAGGGAGCTAGAGTTAAAGACAAAAGCTGCTGTAATGGCCCAAGCCTGGTGGAGAGGCTACAGCACTCGCAAAGCCTTAAAGAACAAGGGCAAAAGcaagaaggccaaaaaaggcaaaagcaagaagaataaataa